The genome window TGCCAATGATATGCATTACAATAGGTAATGCCTGCGTCGGATAACCCGAAAATACCAGCCACGCAATATGGTCTATCGTCATTGCCAAAATGGCAATTAGTTTTAATGTGTTCGCATCTAAATTCTTAAATCGAATTTGACTACTTTCATTTGGATTTGCAATTTCATTGCTTTTATCCATTGTTTTTTTCTTCCTTAATATTTTTCAAAATACTCATACATACCTCTGTAATCATTGAGTTGATTTCCTCACCTGTAAAGCGGCACATTTTGGTGGCACAAAGCGTCGCAATTCCGTGTGTATATATCCAAAGGTGATGATATAACTTTTTAGCAAAAAGTTCGTTAATTTCGTAATCGTTTTGAATGGACAAGAGAATTTCTTCATAGCTTTCCTCAATCAATGGCAGTACACCCGATAAATCAGGTATCTGTGGTTGTTCCGTCATAAAGAGAAGTTGAAAAAGCTTTGGTTCATTAACAGAAAAGAGAATATATTGCGTTCCAACGCCCTTAAAAGGATGTTCCCATGTTAACCCTTTATCGACATATTCTTTATACAATGTTTTAGCAGATTCAATCACGGCTTGCTGAACCTCGTCCATATTTTGGAATACAGTAAAAATTGGTCTTGCTGAGCTGCCGAGGTGCGCTCCCAATGCTCTGGAGGTTAAGGCTTCAAATCCATCTTCTTTGACAATAGTTAATGCGGCTTCAATAATTTCCTCTCTTGTGAATTTTGCTCTTGGCGGCATAGATTATTCCTTCCCTTTCTAAATCATCTGTTTTACATCGCTTGATTTATTATACTCGGAACTGCATATAAAGTCAATATGCGGCAGAGATTTCTCCCTGCCGATTGTCTATCTCCGCAATATAAGCGTTGAGCCTGCCGCTGGTCAAAAGCGTTGTTTTCATCATAAACGTACTTGTCCATCTTGAAATCCTCCAGTATAATATATTTGTACATATGTTACAGTTTCCCGATTGCCACTTGCTGTTATAGCTTGTGATCAGCTTTTTTTGTCTACGCTCCGCTCCGGTCGGCACAGAGCAGATGTCCACCGGACATCTTGTGCCCTTGTTTTGTCCTTATGAGGTGGTGTGGGAAGCATAAATGCGAGTGAAATCGGTATTTGATGAGGAATGTGAGTATATGAGCAAGGAAACTAAAGTAATATTTAATGGGGAGGTTAAACGATGATAAAGAGCAGTAAAATCAGTGCCGCTTTTCTTTGTTTAATTATTTTTTCAATTTGTATTATAGTTGGTTTTTTCTTTAAACCATTGTTTATTCTTGCAAGCATTGCTATGGTAGGGTATGTATGGATTGATAAACGATATTTGCGCTGCCCTTATTGTGGTGGATTTGAAAATCTGGAACGACTTTTCTATGCAAAACATCATACATACCACTGCCAATATTGCGGAAAAATTATAAAAATTGAAACAAATTAACAACTTCCAGTTTTACGAACTGGGAAATTGAAGTTTAAGGAGATAGTTAATATGACTTGTGAAATAAGGAAATGGAAATTAACAGACGCTTCCGATTTGGCGTCAGCACTTTCCAATAAACATATACAAGATAATCTTCGTGATGGATTACCATATCCCTATACAGAAAAAGACGGTATGGATTATATTTCTGCTATGCTTTCTGCAAATGAAAACGACACTTTTGCATTTGCCATTATTGTTGATAATAAAGTCATCGGTAGTATTGGTGTTTTTCGCCAAGAGAATATACATAGGCAAACTGCGGAATTAGGATATTACATTGCCGAGGAATATTGGGGCAAAGGCATTATGACAGAGGCAGTAAAGCAGATTTGTGATTATGTTTTTAAAAATAGCGATATTATTCGCATTTATGCTGAACCGTTTTCATATAATAGGGCTTCGTGTCGTGTGCTTGAAAAAGCAGGATTTCAATATGAGGGTACATTGAGAAGCAATGCCGTAAAGGGCGGCAAAGTGATTGATATGAAAATGTATGCCCGAATAAAGGAAGGGATATAAATTCTAGTTTCACGAACCGGAAAAATCGGGAGTTATTCAGTTGGATTGAAGGAGTAATCGAATGATTATTTTGATAACGGGAGCATCTCACACAGGGAAGACAGCACTTGCTCAAAAATTACTAGAAAAATACAAATACCCTTATCTATCCATAGATCATTTAAAGATGGGGCTTATTCGCAGCGGAAATACTACGCTTACCCCTGTTAGTGATGAGAAAGCATTGACGGATTATTTATGGCCAATTGTGTGTGAAATGATAAAAACAGCTATTGAAAATGAGCAAAATCTTATTGTTGAAGGCTGCTATATTCCTTTTGAGTGGTCGAAAGATTTTGAACCGGAGTATTTGAAAAACATAAAATATTATTGCTTAGTTATGAGTAAAAAATATATTACGAATCATTTTAGTGATATAAAAAAGTATGCAAATGTTGTAGAAAACAGAATGGATGATGGGTACTGTACGATAGAAACAGTACTTAGAGATAATGCCGAAATAGTGGAACAGTGTCAGAATTACAAAGTCAATTATCTTCTTATTGATGATGAATATCAAGTTGATATCGAACTATAAATTAAATGTTAATATGCGTTGCTTGTAGCAACGGGCAGTTCCTCATACAATAGCGGTAACACCTGAAAGAAAGAGAGGTTATCCCTATGTTAAACGAGAACATTAAAACAATCAGAAAATCAAAAGGACTTTCGCAAGAGGAACTTGCCATCAAGCTGAATGTAGTCCGACAAACAATCTCTAAATGGGAGAAGGGATTATCAGTTCCTGACTCTGATATGCTGATCTCCATATCGGAGGCGCTTGAAACACCCGTAAGCACTTTGCTTGGAGAAACTGTTATTGAGCCTGAGGCTGATGATTTAAAAGCGATTTCCGAAAAGCTGGAGATTATAAACCTGCAGCTTGCGCAAAGGAAGATTACGAGGCGAAAAATACTTCATTGGCTACTTATCTCAGTGTGCGTGGTCATAATAACAATTTTTGCGGCCCTAATAGTATTAAATAGTCCTTACTTAGGTTGGGATTATAGCGACCCTGAAACCGCCGTTGTCGGAGTAGCTTTTCATGCATTTGAATGGCTGTTTGTCAAGTTGGCACCGATTATCCTTATAGGGGCAATTGTTGGGATTTTCTTAACACGGAAGAAAGGATAAACCTGCATTTTTGGAAGAAAGTACCGATGACATCGGAGTTTGATATTATCTTTAGATGGATACTGTTACCTTCCTTTTTATTGGTATCGACGATTACAGTTTCAAAGAACAACTATTGGGGAAAAGGAAATTGGTTTTGCGTTATTGGTGCTGCGATGATGTTTCTTACAGTACCTTATACACAATTTACAGAAGAAATGGGAATGGTAAAATATACTTTTCGTTTTCCTAACTTTACTTATATGGCAATAGGAATATTAGTCGCATTATGTGGAGTTGGAATCGGAACCATTTGGCACAGAAAGGCGAAATGAAAATCAATAGCCGTACAACTTCTCATTTTTCAGGGAGCTTAATAAAGAGGAAAATCGTTAAGGAAAGAATCGAAGATGGTGCAAACGAAAAAGCAGCCTTGAACTCTTTGATAACTGCCCTTTCGTTTGCATCAATTTCGATTTTTCCTGGTTGAACAAAGCGCATCCGGGCGGCCGCTATATATGGGCTTTCAATTCTGACGCTCTTTGCAAAACAGTATATCGCATGCCTGTGCAGATGGAGAAAAATCCCTTTAAAATCATTTCCAGAGCACCACGAATAAGCCTCCATAGGAAGCTTTTTTGAAAATATTCAGTTGCAGGTGTTTAACATAATAGGTGTGGCTCAGGCCTTGTGTAATACCTGCCAGACGGCAGAGGAATGATGTTTCCACCGCAGGATGAGCATTTGCAGACATCCTTGTTATAGAGCAGTTTGATAATAGCGGGCGCATCAAGATCTTTAAGTCTGGAAATGTATTTCTTACAGCCAAGCAGATTGCGGCATAGTATAATCTTCTTGTTTTTATTCCGAGAAGAAAGCAGGCCGTAATGCCGAATCCGCACAAAACGTTTTGGAGGAACATGCATCAGAAATCTCCGGATGAATTCTTCCCCAGGAAGTGTAAGTTCCTTCCACTGGCCTTGATTTTTGTAATCCTTAACAGTAAACGTAACCGTGGAATCCGTCATACCCTTTATT of Roseburia hominis contains these proteins:
- a CDS encoding adenylate kinase: MIILITGASHTGKTALAQKLLEKYKYPYLSIDHLKMGLIRSGNTTLTPVSDEKALTDYLWPIVCEMIKTAIENEQNLIVEGCYIPFEWSKDFEPEYLKNIKYYCLVMSKKYITNHFSDIKKYANVVENRMDDGYCTIETVLRDNAEIVEQCQNYKVNYLLIDDEYQVDIEL
- a CDS encoding helix-turn-helix transcriptional regulator — encoded protein: MLNENIKTIRKSKGLSQEELAIKLNVVRQTISKWEKGLSVPDSDMLISISEALETPVSTLLGETVIEPEADDLKAISEKLEIINLQLAQRKITRRKILHWLLISVCVVIITIFAALIVLNSPYLGWDYSDPETAVVGVAFHAFEWLFVKLAPIILIGAIVGIFLTRKKG
- a CDS encoding GNAT family protein; this translates as MTCEIRKWKLTDASDLASALSNKHIQDNLRDGLPYPYTEKDGMDYISAMLSANENDTFAFAIIVDNKVIGSIGVFRQENIHRQTAELGYYIAEEYWGKGIMTEAVKQICDYVFKNSDIIRIYAEPFSYNRASCRVLEKAGFQYEGTLRSNAVKGGKVIDMKMYARIKEGI
- a CDS encoding TetR/AcrR family transcriptional regulator; protein product: MPPRAKFTREEIIEAALTIVKEDGFEALTSRALGAHLGSSARPIFTVFQNMDEVQQAVIESAKTLYKEYVDKGLTWEHPFKGVGTQYILFSVNEPKLFQLLFMTEQPQIPDLSGVLPLIEESYEEILLSIQNDYEINELFAKKLYHHLWIYTHGIATLCATKMCRFTGEEINSMITEVCMSILKNIKEEKNNG